CCTGAAACCTTTGTTAGATAAAAGCCAGAGTTTTTATACTTTCTAGTTTTCTAACATTCGCAAAGAAATACctgttttcttctgtgaaaaaatgaacaatatataatgttttactttttatgttttgtgtatgtgtctgtttttctttttagcccCCTGTGCTGTCAGGAATCTCCAGGACTTGGCTCGTATTTACATTCGACGCACACTTAGAAATTTCATAAATGATGAGATGCAGGCTAAGGGGATTCCTCAGAGGGCTCcacccaaaaggaaaagaaagagagttaAACAGAGAATTAACACTTATGTATTTGTGGGTAATCAGCTTATTCCTCAGCCTCTAGACAGTGAGgaggatgagaaaatggaagaagataacaaagaagaggaagagaaagatcacAGTGAAGCCATGAAGCCAGAGGAGCCACCTCAGAATTTACTGAGAGAAAAAATCATGAAGCTCCCCCTCCCTGAATCTTTAAAAGCTTACTTGACatactttagagaaaaataacttagatCAAGAAGAAAGAATGCCTACTGATAATTCCTTTAGTCTTGAAAATGTAGCATTTGTTAGgagttaaaagagagagaattctttctttcGTCAGAGCAAATTATAGTGGAAAAAGTATAACTTGTTTCTGTCTTAGTAATAAAAATGATGTATTCAGTGATTTAAGAGAatcctttttataaaatatatttttctttaaatcttggaaaaattactgTTTTAACTCAGAGTGACTCCAAGAGTGGAATGCAACAATAGTCAAGACTTTGTGTACTGTAAATTCTTTTCTGATTCCTTGCAGATTTGTAGTGGTGAGGATTAGACTTACTTTTATAAAAGGTTAAATAACTGTTGAGCATATATAATCTGATTTGAATCGCAGTTATTTGCATATCCTCTCTGGAAACTTTCTTATCTAGTAAGGAAATCAAATGCTATGTAGACCCACTTACCTTACTTTTGTTGCAATCACTATTGCTGAGTTGCTATAGATGTATTCCGGGCAATATATGAGTGCAATAACAATACAGATATTGAataatttagctttaaaaaaaagtttcatggAATTCAACAGCACTGCTACTTTTGCTTTTGAATCTATTGCCAAAAGACATGGGGAAAATATCTGCTTCTCTCATAGAGATTTTAAGAGCACATCAAGTGAATACTGAAGTTAAGAACTATATACTTAATACAACTTTTAATTTGTATGGACCCCTTacattttc
This genomic interval from Equus przewalskii isolate Varuska chromosome 8, EquPr2, whole genome shotgun sequence contains the following:
- the PCMTD1 gene encoding protein-L-isoaspartate O-methyltransferase domain-containing protein 1 isoform X2, with the translated sequence MKILLKVGGILVMPIEDQLTQIMRTGQNTWESKNILAVSFAPLVQPSKNDNGKPDSVGLPPCAVRNLQDLARIYIRRTLRNFINDEMQAKGIPQRAPPKRKRKRVKQRINTYVFVGNQLIPQPLDSEEDEKMEEDNKEEEEKDHSEAMKPEEPPQNLLREKIMKLPLPESLKAYLTYFREK